A genomic region of Chryseobacterium sp. KACC 21268 contains the following coding sequences:
- a CDS encoding sigma-70 family RNA polymerase sigma factor, producing MEHELYIRCKNKDRNAQRKLYEEYAGRFFATCKRYLKNDEDAEEVLADSFYLIFTKLDQLKELQVFDAWAKKIVVNQCLQKLRKKQPFSISIEENFVDLAEAEPENVSEERGILSLLNFLPEGCRTIFNLFAMEGYPHKEIAQMLSISEGTSKSQVNFARKKLQELVKLQTINS from the coding sequence ATGGAACACGAATTATACATAAGATGCAAAAATAAAGACCGCAATGCACAGCGGAAACTTTATGAAGAATATGCAGGCCGGTTCTTCGCGACCTGCAAACGTTACCTTAAAAACGACGAAGATGCGGAAGAAGTTTTGGCGGATTCTTTCTATCTGATTTTCACAAAGCTTGACCAATTGAAGGAATTGCAGGTTTTCGATGCTTGGGCAAAGAAAATTGTGGTGAATCAATGTCTACAGAAACTTCGCAAGAAACAACCGTTTTCGATTTCAATTGAAGAGAATTTTGTGGATTTGGCCGAAGCTGAACCGGAAAATGTTTCGGAGGAAAGAGGAATTTTATCACTTCTCAATTTTCTCCCCGAAGGTTGCCGTACGATTTTCAATCTGTTTGCGATGGAAGGTTATCCGCACAAAGAGATTGCGCAAATGCTTTCTATATCGGAAGGCACGTCCAAATCTCAGGTGAATTTTGCCCGCAAAAAATTGCAGGAACTGGTGAAACTTCAAACAATTAATTCTTAA
- a CDS encoding TIGR01777 family oxidoreductase: MKIIIAAGTGFLGKNLEQYFLNKNYEIKILTRNPKRENEILWDAKTLGNWKTELENADVLINLTGKSVDCRYNEKNKMEIYDSRIYSTKVLQQAIDECQNPPKIWLNASSATIYTHSETHLNTEKNGIIGDDFSINICKSWEKKFFKTENQNIRKVALRTSIVLGKNGGAFPKFKQISKLALGGKQGRGNQMMSWIHIDDFCEAVNFIIENENLKGAINITAPKPLSNIEMMKQLREKIKIPFGIPSPVWLLEIAAIFIKTETELMLKSRNVYPEILLENGFQFQYYNFEKAIKRL; encoded by the coding sequence ATGAAAATAATCATCGCAGCCGGAACTGGTTTTCTTGGCAAAAATTTAGAACAATATTTCCTCAATAAAAACTATGAAATCAAAATCCTGACCCGAAATCCAAAACGTGAAAACGAAATCTTATGGGACGCAAAAACGTTAGGAAATTGGAAAACCGAATTAGAAAACGCAGACGTGCTTATCAATCTTACAGGAAAATCTGTGGATTGCAGATACAACGAGAAGAACAAAATGGAAATCTACGATTCCAGGATTTATTCCACAAAAGTCCTTCAGCAAGCCATTGACGAATGTCAAAATCCACCAAAAATCTGGCTGAATGCAAGTTCTGCAACAATCTACACCCATTCCGAAACCCATCTCAATACGGAGAAAAACGGAATCATCGGCGACGATTTTTCAATTAATATTTGTAAAAGCTGGGAAAAAAAATTCTTCAAAACCGAAAATCAAAATATCCGAAAAGTCGCTCTGAGGACTTCAATTGTCTTAGGGAAAAATGGTGGCGCTTTTCCTAAATTCAAACAAATCTCAAAACTCGCTTTAGGCGGAAAACAAGGTAGAGGAAATCAAATGATGAGCTGGATTCACATTGATGACTTTTGCGAAGCCGTCAACTTCATCATTGAAAATGAAAACTTAAAAGGTGCAATCAATATCACAGCTCCAAAACCTTTATCAAACATAGAAATGATGAAACAACTTCGTGAGAAAATAAAAATTCCATTCGGAATCCCAAGTCCGGTTTGGCTGTTGGAAATCGCAGCAATCTTCATCAAAACCGAAACTGAATTGATGCTGAAAAGCCGAAATGTTTATCCGGAAATTTTATTGGAAAATGGATTTCAGTTTCAATATTATAACTTTGAAAAAGCAATAAAAAGACTTTAA
- a CDS encoding von Willebrand factor type A domain-containing protein: MENQDIDKMFNEAGKSAEEKPTFPNFEKVWQNVEEKLDKKQEKKRIIPLWLPYGMVAGLALTFGVLYFVNDKDTKIEPQIASNDYGKPINPTQIETPKKVEEINKTFEENWVKSPLKTVEAKDIVAYQEAPKVAVAPPMIYQNSSPVADVIAPTAIYEVQQQGITTVQAPELKPNYIYTEKLNSVDDVVVTAMGINREQKSIGYASTMVSKNSMNKKEKSYSPPPPPPATGKVMAQAYVDQALNGRIAGLQIAPTNPGNSPQLTIRGMASLTSNNQPLYVIDGIPYEKASLANIDQNKIKDVKVLKDVSATSLYGSRGKNGVVVIKTKGLSKKEIDLLNNPQPVQNQESYDEWKENQFESAKANPLSTFSIDVDNASYSNVRRMINNGQKVDKNAVRIEEMINYFKYDYPQPKNNQPFSINTEYNDSPWNPKHKLLKIGLQGKTLNEKELPASNLVFLIDVSGSMNEQNKLPLLKTSFKILLEKLRPQDKVAIVTYAGSAGVVLEPTSAKNKEKILTALENLSAGGSTAGGQGIELAYKLAQENLVKKGNNRVILATDGDFNVGVSDNSELQKLIEEKRKSGIYLTCLGFGMGNYKDNRLEMLADKGNGNYAYIDNMQESNKFLGKEFAGSMYAIAKDVKIQIEFNPKFVKSYRLIGYENRKLKNEDFKNDKIDAGELGIGHTVTAIYEVIPVNSDSEFSPQDVDLKYSNTGSKNEFGDELATVKFRYKNPDEDVSKELIQTIKDSKNQLNSASSDFKFASSVAWFGLVLRQSEFIKDKDLDKIINLSKQGKSNDEDGYRSEFIRLIESYKQIK; the protein is encoded by the coding sequence ATGGAAAATCAAGATATCGATAAAATGTTCAACGAAGCCGGAAAATCTGCGGAAGAAAAACCAACTTTCCCAAATTTCGAAAAAGTGTGGCAAAACGTTGAAGAAAAATTAGATAAAAAACAAGAAAAGAAGAGAATTATTCCACTTTGGTTGCCTTACGGAATGGTTGCTGGATTGGCTTTGACGTTTGGTGTTTTATATTTTGTGAATGATAAAGACACGAAAATAGAACCTCAAATTGCTTCAAATGATTACGGAAAACCAATCAATCCGACTCAAATAGAAACGCCGAAAAAAGTTGAGGAAATCAATAAAACTTTTGAAGAGAATTGGGTGAAAAGTCCACTGAAAACTGTTGAGGCGAAAGATATTGTAGCTTATCAAGAAGCGCCAAAAGTTGCTGTTGCTCCGCCAATGATTTACCAAAATTCTTCTCCTGTGGCAGATGTAATTGCGCCAACTGCAATCTATGAAGTTCAGCAACAAGGAATTACAACCGTTCAGGCTCCTGAACTGAAACCAAATTACATCTACACTGAAAAATTAAATAGCGTTGATGATGTTGTGGTGACTGCAATGGGAATCAATCGAGAGCAAAAAAGTATTGGTTATGCATCAACAATGGTGAGTAAAAATTCGATGAATAAAAAAGAGAAATCTTATTCACCGCCACCTCCGCCACCAGCAACGGGAAAAGTGATGGCTCAAGCTTATGTTGACCAAGCTCTGAACGGACGCATTGCTGGACTTCAGATTGCTCCGACAAATCCTGGAAATTCACCACAATTGACGATTCGAGGTATGGCTTCTTTGACTTCAAACAATCAACCTTTATACGTGATTGATGGAATTCCGTATGAGAAAGCAAGCTTGGCTAATATCGACCAAAATAAAATAAAGGATGTTAAAGTTCTAAAAGACGTTTCGGCAACATCACTTTACGGAAGCAGAGGAAAAAATGGAGTAGTTGTGATTAAAACTAAAGGTTTGTCCAAAAAAGAAATTGATTTGCTTAATAATCCACAACCTGTTCAAAATCAAGAATCTTACGACGAGTGGAAGGAAAATCAATTCGAATCCGCAAAAGCCAACCCACTTTCTACATTTTCAATTGATGTGGATAATGCGTCATATTCCAATGTTCGAAGAATGATAAACAATGGACAGAAAGTGGATAAAAATGCTGTGAGAATCGAGGAAATGATTAATTATTTCAAATACGATTATCCTCAGCCAAAAAACAATCAGCCTTTTTCCATCAACACAGAATATAACGATTCGCCTTGGAATCCTAAACATAAGTTGTTGAAAATCGGTTTGCAAGGTAAAACATTGAACGAAAAAGAATTACCAGCTTCAAATTTGGTTTTCCTAATCGATGTTTCCGGTTCGATGAACGAGCAGAATAAATTGCCGTTGCTGAAAACTTCATTCAAAATATTGTTAGAGAAACTTCGTCCGCAAGATAAAGTCGCAATCGTCACTTATGCAGGAAGTGCAGGCGTAGTTTTGGAGCCGACTTCGGCTAAAAATAAGGAGAAAATCCTGACAGCTTTGGAAAATCTAAGCGCTGGCGGAAGTACTGCTGGCGGTCAAGGAATTGAATTGGCTTATAAATTAGCGCAGGAAAACTTAGTTAAAAAAGGAAACAACCGTGTGATTTTGGCGACAGATGGCGATTTCAATGTTGGTGTTTCCGATAATTCTGAACTTCAAAAATTGATTGAGGAGAAGAGAAAATCTGGAATTTATCTCACTTGTCTTGGTTTCGGAATGGGAAATTACAAAGACAATCGTCTGGAAATGCTTGCTGACAAAGGCAACGGAAATTACGCTTACATCGATAATATGCAGGAATCGAATAAGTTTCTTGGGAAGGAATTCGCCGGAAGTATGTATGCGATTGCGAAAGATGTGAAGATTCAAATCGAGTTTAATCCGAAGTTCGTAAAATCTTATCGATTAATTGGTTATGAAAATAGAAAATTAAAAAATGAAGATTTTAAAAATGACAAAATCGATGCGGGAGAATTGGGAATTGGTCACACGGTGACAGCGATTTATGAAGTTATTCCAGTTAATTCAGATTCCGAATTCAGTCCGCAAGATGTTGATTTGAAATATTCTAATACTGGTTCTAAAAACGAATTTGGAGACGAATTGGCAACGGTAAAATTCCGCTACAAAAATCCGGATGAAGATGTAAGTAAAGAATTAATTCAAACTATCAAAGATTCTAAAAATCAATTGAATAGTGCATCATCTGATTTCAAATTTGCATCGTCTGTGGCTTGGTTTGGTTTGGTTTTAAGACAATCGGAATTCATCAAAGATAAAGACCTTGATAAAATCATCAATCTTTCAAAACAAGGAAAATCGAATGATGAAGATG
- a CDS encoding DCC1-like thiol-disulfide oxidoreductase family protein, with protein MKTLQNHILIYDNDCPMCNIYSKGFIKAGMLDEKGREAFSDISPEIKNMIDFQRSKSEIALIDTKENKVFYGLESLLKIIGNAFPALEKVARIQPFHWFFQRLYKFVSYNRKQNIPSAKDLTEYNCVPDFNLKYRLLYLAFVLIFSAYVLGFYNQRLFPDFKNNFGLEFFICCMQIVWQSLFMGIYLKDRIWDYLGNMMTVSLLGTLLLVPVLFFDFNQIFYFIYFGIVVFVMFLEHLRRCRMLKFGIIPTISWMIFRITFGAIILYIVLN; from the coding sequence ATGAAAACGCTACAAAACCACATCCTCATCTACGACAACGATTGTCCAATGTGTAACATCTATTCCAAAGGATTTATAAAGGCCGGAATGCTGGATGAGAAGGGAAGAGAGGCCTTCTCAGACATCTCTCCTGAAATCAAAAATATGATTGATTTTCAACGTTCAAAAAGCGAGATAGCGTTGATTGATACAAAGGAAAACAAAGTATTCTACGGATTGGAAAGTCTGCTCAAAATAATCGGAAACGCCTTTCCAGCTTTAGAAAAAGTCGCAAGAATACAACCATTTCATTGGTTTTTTCAAAGACTTTACAAGTTCGTTTCTTACAACAGAAAACAAAATATTCCTTCCGCAAAAGATTTGACAGAGTACAATTGTGTTCCGGATTTCAATCTCAAATACAGACTTTTATACCTTGCGTTTGTTTTAATTTTTTCCGCTTATGTTTTAGGATTTTATAATCAAAGATTGTTTCCTGATTTCAAAAATAATTTTGGTCTGGAATTTTTCATCTGTTGTATGCAAATCGTTTGGCAGAGCTTGTTTATGGGGATTTATCTCAAAGATAGAATTTGGGATTATCTCGGGAATATGATGACGGTCTCTCTTCTTGGAACTTTGCTTTTGGTTCCGGTTTTATTCTTTGATTTTAATCAAATATTTTATTTTATCTACTTTGGAATTGTAGTGTTTGTGATGTTTTTGGAACATTTGAGACGATGCAGAATGTTGAAATTCGGGATTATTCCAACCATTTCTTGGATGATTTTCAGAATCACTTTTGGAGCAATTATTTTGTATATTGTTTTAAACTAA
- a CDS encoding transcriptional regulator: MKLDEAKEKYIQTWGTFATSWGINRTMAQVHALLLAEGKPLSTDEVMELLQISRGNANMNLRALMDWGIVKKEFVKGDRKEYFIAEKDVWFLFKQITKERRKREIEPVVAFLEELKNVDYDSDEAKEFIKLMEDFGNVTNKINNIMDLAIKSDDHWLVGKITNLLK; the protein is encoded by the coding sequence ATGAAACTCGACGAAGCCAAAGAAAAATACATCCAAACTTGGGGAACATTTGCCACAAGCTGGGGAATCAACCGAACAATGGCGCAGGTTCACGCTTTGCTTTTGGCAGAAGGAAAACCATTGTCAACGGATGAAGTGATGGAGCTTTTGCAAATTTCACGAGGCAATGCGAATATGAATCTCCGGGCACTGATGGATTGGGGAATTGTAAAAAAAGAATTTGTGAAAGGGGATAGGAAGGAATATTTCATCGCTGAAAAAGATGTCTGGTTTCTCTTCAAACAAATTACAAAAGAACGCAGAAAACGAGAAATAGAACCAGTTGTAGCGTTTTTGGAGGAACTGAAAAATGTAGATTACGATTCCGATGAAGCCAAAGAATTCATCAAACTGATGGAAGATTTTGGAAACGTGACCAACAAAATCAACAATATAATGGACCTTGCCATAAAAAGCGACGACCATTGGTTGGTTGGGAAAATCACCAATTTATTGAAATAG